One stretch of Flavobacterium sp. 9 DNA includes these proteins:
- a CDS encoding TetR/AcrR family transcriptional regulator, whose translation MSNIELNDKKIQILEVAETLFSEKGFEGTSIRDISKHAKINIAMVSYYFGSKERLLEALILYKTSDLKLQLENLLQENLEPVEKVNKLIEIYVNRICLNKGIYRVLHFELNAKKREKSMIAFTELKKGNLKSLESIITQGQEKGVFRKDIIIPLITPTIIGTFFHFHMNRSFFEELLDLKTEEMFNNYIKTSLTKHIQQTIKALLVYEN comes from the coding sequence ATGTCAAACATCGAATTAAACGATAAAAAAATTCAGATTCTTGAAGTTGCGGAAACGCTATTTTCTGAAAAAGGATTTGAAGGAACATCGATACGGGATATCTCAAAACATGCCAAGATCAATATTGCCATGGTTTCGTATTACTTTGGTTCAAAAGAAAGACTTCTTGAGGCTTTAATTCTTTACAAAACTTCTGATTTAAAACTACAACTAGAAAATTTATTGCAAGAAAATCTAGAACCTGTAGAAAAAGTCAATAAATTAATCGAAATTTACGTTAATAGAATCTGCCTTAACAAAGGGATTTACAGAGTCTTACATTTTGAGCTTAATGCTAAAAAGAGAGAAAAAAGCATGATTGCTTTTACGGAATTAAAAAAAGGAAATCTAAAATCGCTTGAGAGCATTATTACTCAAGGTCAGGAAAAAGGTGTTTTTAGAAAGGATATTATAATTCCACTTATCACGCCTACGATTATTGGAACTTTTTTTCATTTTCATATGAATCGATCTTTCTTCGAAGAATTATTGGATTTAAAAACAGAAGAAATGTTTAACAATTACATTAAAACCAGTCTTACAAAGCACATTCAACAAACTATAAAAGCGCTACTTGTTTATGAAAATTAG
- a CDS encoding TolC family protein, translating into MKISQLMLFGVFFIGISSVEAQEKTSLTLDEAVKLAWEKSNEVTLASTKVNTKKYELQSVKNNQYPDIKVSGQYQRLTKASIDMPNQGENASLASPDRAMLGMANLSLPLFAGFKIQNSIEAYDNLYEAESANASKTKEDVALRVITYYTALYKAQKTLDVLNENQKSAKQRVTDFTELEKNGIIPRNDLLKSQLLVSKTQLSIDEATNNLNNINFYLTTLLKLDPSTKLQVNEEDFFNLKTSNAPTSDALALQNRKDLEAIRFQQKASEANIRVAKAAYYPTLALLGGYTALDLKDIITVKYAMNFGLGLTYDISGIYKNSAHVREAESRALEVKNTEAVMTDRIKVEVQKSIEDYDLAINQSVVYDEALQQASENYRLVKDKFDNGLADTNDLVEADVEQLSAKINTAVSKATIIQKYYELLSVSGQLSQSFNLSKI; encoded by the coding sequence ATGAAAATTAGTCAATTAATGCTCTTTGGAGTTTTCTTTATCGGAATATCTTCAGTAGAAGCACAAGAAAAAACAAGTTTAACCTTAGACGAAGCCGTTAAATTGGCCTGGGAAAAAAGTAACGAAGTTACGCTTGCCAGCACTAAGGTAAACACAAAAAAGTACGAATTACAATCGGTAAAAAACAATCAATATCCTGATATTAAGGTTTCCGGACAATATCAACGCCTTACAAAAGCATCTATTGATATGCCAAATCAGGGAGAAAATGCATCTCTTGCATCTCCTGACAGAGCAATGCTTGGTATGGCAAATTTAAGCTTGCCTCTTTTTGCAGGATTTAAAATCCAAAATAGCATTGAAGCTTATGATAACTTATATGAAGCTGAAAGTGCAAATGCATCTAAAACTAAAGAAGACGTAGCTTTAAGAGTAATTACGTATTATACTGCGTTATACAAAGCTCAAAAAACTTTGGATGTTTTAAATGAAAATCAAAAAAGCGCTAAACAACGTGTTACTGATTTTACAGAATTAGAGAAAAACGGAATTATCCCAAGAAATGATTTATTGAAATCACAATTATTAGTTTCAAAAACGCAATTATCTATTGATGAAGCTACTAATAACTTAAATAATATCAACTTCTATCTGACTACTTTATTAAAGTTGGATCCAAGTACAAAACTTCAGGTTAATGAAGAGGATTTCTTTAATTTGAAAACCAGCAATGCACCAACATCTGACGCTTTAGCTTTGCAAAATAGAAAAGATTTAGAGGCTATTCGTTTCCAACAAAAAGCTTCAGAAGCAAATATTAGAGTTGCAAAAGCTGCTTATTATCCTACTTTAGCATTACTTGGTGGTTATACTGCTTTAGATCTTAAAGACATTATTACTGTAAAATATGCGATGAACTTTGGGTTAGGTTTAACTTATGACATCTCTGGAATTTACAAAAATAGTGCTCACGTAAGAGAAGCTGAAAGCAGAGCTTTGGAGGTTAAAAATACAGAAGCTGTAATGACAGACCGTATTAAAGTTGAGGTTCAAAAATCTATTGAAGATTATGACTTGGCTATTAACCAAAGTGTTGTTTATGATGAAGCACTTCAACAAGCATCTGAAAATTACAGACTTGTAAAAGATAAGTTTGACAACGGTTTGGCAGATACTAATGACTTAGTTGAAGCTGATGTTGAACAACTAAGTGCTAAAATTAATACTGCTGTATCTAAAGCAACCATTATTCAAAAATATTACGAATTACTATCCGTATCAGGACAATTATCACAATCATTCAATCTTTCTAAAATATAA